A stretch of the Sulfolobus acidocaldarius SUSAZ genome encodes the following:
- a CDS encoding geranylgeranyl hydrogenase translates to MKELKYDVLIIGGGFAGSSAAYQLSRRGLKILLVDSKPWNRIGDKPCGDAVSKAHFDKLGMPYPKGEELENKINGIKLYSPDMQTVWTVNGEGFELNAPLYNQRVLKEAQDRGVEIWDLTTAMKPIFGDGYVKGAVLFNRRTNEELTVYSKVVVEATGYSRSFRSKLPPELPVTEDLDDKDADVAYREVLLTKDEIEDHDYLRIFIDQETSPGGYWWYFPKGKNKVNVGLGIQGGMGYASIHEYYKKYLDKYAADVDKSKLLVKGGALVPTRRPLYTMAWNGIIVIGDSGFTVNPVHGGGKGSAMISGYCAAKAILSAFETGDFSASGLWDMNICYVNEYGAKQASLDIFRRFLQKLSNDDINYGMKKKIIKEEDLLEASEKGDLHLSVADKAMRVISGLGRPSLLLKLKAVAESMKKIKELYLNYPRSPSSLGSWKREVDNVLTEFNKSLS, encoded by the coding sequence TTGAAGGAACTTAAATATGACGTTCTGATAATCGGAGGAGGTTTTGCTGGTTCTTCAGCTGCTTACCAATTATCCCGAAGAGGTCTTAAAATATTATTAGTGGATAGTAAACCTTGGAACAGAATAGGAGACAAACCTTGTGGGGACGCAGTAAGTAAAGCTCATTTTGATAAACTAGGTATGCCTTACCCTAAGGGTGAAGAGTTAGAAAATAAGATAAATGGAATAAAACTTTACAGCCCTGATATGCAGACAGTATGGACAGTAAATGGAGAGGGTTTTGAACTAAATGCTCCGCTGTACAATCAAAGAGTTCTTAAAGAGGCACAGGATAGAGGAGTTGAGATTTGGGACCTAACGACTGCAATGAAACCCATATTTGGAGATGGTTATGTAAAAGGAGCAGTCCTCTTTAATAGAAGAACTAATGAGGAACTTACAGTATACTCGAAGGTAGTTGTTGAGGCTACGGGATATTCGAGAAGTTTCAGGAGTAAATTACCACCCGAACTACCCGTAACAGAAGACCTAGATGATAAGGATGCAGATGTAGCTTATAGAGAGGTTTTACTGACTAAGGACGAGATAGAGGATCATGACTACTTGAGAATATTTATAGATCAAGAGACCTCTCCAGGCGGTTATTGGTGGTACTTCCCTAAAGGGAAGAATAAAGTCAATGTCGGTCTTGGAATTCAGGGTGGTATGGGATATGCAAGCATTCATGAGTATTATAAAAAATATCTAGATAAGTATGCAGCCGATGTGGATAAAAGTAAATTATTGGTTAAAGGAGGTGCATTGGTTCCCACCAGAAGACCGTTGTATACAATGGCATGGAACGGTATAATAGTTATAGGAGATTCAGGATTTACTGTAAACCCTGTTCATGGTGGAGGAAAAGGTTCAGCCATGATATCTGGATATTGTGCAGCTAAAGCTATACTCTCTGCCTTTGAGACAGGAGATTTCTCAGCTTCAGGATTATGGGATATGAATATTTGCTATGTAAATGAGTATGGAGCAAAACAAGCCAGCCTAGACATATTTAGGAGGTTCCTTCAGAAACTTAGTAATGACGACATAAACTATGGAATGAAAAAGAAGATTATAAAAGAAGAGGATCTGCTGGAAGCAAGTGAAAAGGGAGATCTTCACTTATCTGTTGCTGATAAGGCGATGAGAGTAATCTCTGGTTTGGGTAGACCCTCTTTATTATTGAAGCTAAAGGCAGTTGCAGAGTCTATGAAGAAAATAAAGGAATTATATCTGAATTATCCAAGATCCCCTTCATCTTTAGGTAGTTGGAAAAGAGAAGTTGACAATGTTCTAACAGAGTTTAACAAAAGTTTAAGTTAG
- a CDS encoding phosphoesterase has translation MKILVMGNIRFPEPHIESALSMIIKREEPETIVLNGDTTQCYWDYECPRVIDVLYVIRSIAPWAQIVYIQGDMDPHAIKCIMAEPRYREEILATTMYIAEVSSVKYFIVHGHQNDIDQLRRSMGAGPWDWIVLGQYKRLEVDKLARVIYIGGITREFPTDSRGYLVITDSNHYLKQLRN, from the coding sequence TTGAAAATATTGGTGATGGGAAACATTAGATTTCCAGAGCCCCATATAGAGAGCGCTCTTTCCATGATAATAAAGAGGGAAGAGCCAGAGACTATCGTACTTAATGGGGATACTACTCAGTGTTATTGGGACTATGAGTGTCCAAGAGTTATTGATGTATTATACGTTATAAGAAGTATAGCACCCTGGGCTCAAATCGTTTACATTCAGGGTGATATGGATCCTCATGCAATAAAGTGTATTATGGCAGAACCTAGATACAGAGAAGAGATATTAGCTACAACTATGTACATAGCTGAAGTTTCCTCTGTAAAATACTTCATAGTACATGGACATCAGAACGACATAGACCAATTAAGGAGAAGTATGGGTGCAGGTCCCTGGGATTGGATTGTGCTAGGGCAGTACAAAAGGTTAGAGGTAGATAAGTTAGCGAGAGTAATATATATAGGCGGAATCACTAGGGAATTTCCAACAGATTCTAGAGGTTATTTAGTTATAACGGACTCTAATCATTACCTAAAACAACTCAGGAACTAA
- a CDS encoding FAD-dependent oxidoreductase — MNVSIIGGGPAGLSLAWFLRGTKYNATVYEGLDNVGYKPCAWGLITGVEELVPISKEAIIGEIKRFRIYLNGKIVHDIESKKRLGYIIDKPLFLRDIAEKVNVQYNSKVTERKGEYLVNGNQKLESDMVINSTGHYSLSFDQTIPAIQYITDYKIDSDIVEFYFYSDLLGYAWVFPDRYGSKIGIGGWASVDFLRQRLSSVIKGKTLFFHGARVADIGILDDRLNGKYVGEAIGAVYPLTGEGIRPSILSSKMLADSLLKGKEFKAEFKSSKLYFTIQSQAKIIEGVKKKVIGTDVLSKMLTKTDPDLVLKIAIGDFGKLDLIKIFGRSLLP; from the coding sequence ATGAATGTAAGCATTATAGGTGGAGGTCCAGCGGGTTTATCTTTGGCCTGGTTTCTAAGGGGAACAAAATATAATGCAACAGTCTATGAGGGTCTAGATAATGTGGGTTATAAGCCCTGCGCATGGGGACTAATAACCGGTGTTGAAGAACTAGTTCCAATATCAAAAGAAGCCATTATAGGAGAAATAAAGAGATTTAGAATATATCTAAACGGAAAAATAGTCCATGATATAGAGTCAAAGAAGAGACTTGGATACATAATCGATAAGCCCTTGTTCCTCAGGGATATAGCAGAAAAAGTAAACGTTCAGTATAATTCAAAGGTGACTGAAAGGAAAGGCGAGTATCTCGTAAATGGTAATCAGAAATTAGAGAGTGATATGGTAATAAACTCCACAGGACATTACTCACTGTCATTTGATCAAACCATTCCAGCCATCCAATACATTACGGATTATAAGATAGACTCTGATATAGTAGAATTCTATTTTTACTCAGACCTTTTAGGATATGCTTGGGTGTTTCCAGACAGATATGGGAGTAAGATAGGTATAGGCGGATGGGCTAGTGTAGACTTTCTAAGACAAAGACTTTCCTCAGTCATTAAGGGTAAGACATTGTTCTTTCATGGTGCTAGGGTAGCGGACATAGGAATTCTTGACGATAGACTTAACGGTAAATATGTTGGTGAGGCAATAGGTGCAGTTTACCCTTTGACAGGTGAGGGCATAAGACCCTCAATACTTAGTTCTAAGATGCTTGCAGATTCCCTCTTGAAGGGAAAAGAGTTTAAGGCTGAGTTTAAATCGTCAAAACTGTACTTCACTATTCAATCTCAAGCCAAGATAATTGAGGGAGTAAAGAAGAAAGTGATTGGAACTGATGTTTTATCTAAGATGTTAACTAAAACTGATCCTGATCTAGTTCTCAAGATAGCTATAGGTGATTTTGGAAAACTTGACCTTATTAAAATATTTGGGAGGTCACTTTTACCATGA
- a CDS encoding AsnC family transcriptional regulator has protein sequence MTYILDDIDKKILSILQEDARTPFSKIAKMLNLSESTIHMRIRRLKEKGVIKGFYVDISPEAIGLNVVAFIMIKADPKRYEQILKKIASFKSIFEVFDITGEYYSILKVRVKSREELAKILDEIGNMEGVTSTYTMFVLRTIKEAKTIDFD, from the coding sequence ATGACATATATTCTAGATGATATAGACAAAAAAATACTCTCTATTCTCCAGGAGGACGCAAGGACTCCTTTCTCTAAGATAGCTAAAATGTTGAATCTTAGTGAATCAACTATACATATGAGAATAAGGAGATTAAAGGAGAAAGGCGTTATTAAAGGTTTTTACGTCGATATAAGCCCTGAAGCTATAGGGTTAAATGTAGTTGCCTTCATAATGATTAAGGCAGATCCTAAACGATATGAACAGATTCTGAAGAAGATAGCATCTTTCAAAAGTATATTTGAGGTTTTTGATATTACAGGTGAATATTATTCAATACTAAAAGTTAGGGTAAAAAGTAGGGAAGAATTGGCTAAAATTCTAGATGAAATAGGGAATATGGAGGGAGTGACCTCCACCTATACCATGTTTGTTTTAAGGACAATAAAAGAGGCTAAAACTATAGATTTTGACTGA
- a CDS encoding 30S ribosomal protein S6 modification protein, translated as MEKSGITLINRPDAMFVARDKFYSLVKLKSAGIPVPETAVVEDPFEAMRLVMKWKDVVIKPVVGSLGLGSIRAEDPDIVFRVSKSLLSINQPIYIQKYINKPQRDIRIFAVGDRILGGIYRINKSSWKTNVAQGSLTQVITVNQDLEEITLKSMKVLGLDYAGIDIVEDESGDYKILEVNGSPLWGGFYEATKINPAKYIVEHLIKKMKK; from the coding sequence ATGGAGAAAAGTGGGATAACACTAATCAATAGACCTGATGCTATGTTCGTAGCTAGAGATAAATTTTACAGTCTCGTTAAGCTAAAGAGTGCAGGAATTCCTGTTCCTGAGACGGCTGTGGTTGAAGATCCATTTGAGGCTATGAGACTTGTTATGAAATGGAAGGATGTAGTCATAAAGCCCGTTGTGGGCAGTTTGGGTTTGGGCTCAATAAGAGCTGAAGATCCTGATATAGTTTTTAGGGTTTCAAAATCTCTACTATCAATAAATCAGCCCATTTACATTCAGAAATATATTAACAAACCACAGAGAGATATTAGAATATTTGCAGTAGGGGACAGAATATTAGGAGGAATTTACAGGATAAATAAATCTTCGTGGAAAACTAATGTAGCTCAAGGGTCTCTCACCCAGGTAATTACTGTAAACCAGGATCTTGAAGAGATCACACTTAAATCAATGAAAGTTTTAGGCTTAGACTACGCTGGTATCGACATTGTTGAAGATGAAAGTGGGGATTACAAGATCCTTGAAGTGAATGGTTCTCCCCTGTGGGGAGGATTTTATGAGGCTACAAAGATAAATCCTGCAAAGTATATTGTTGAGCATCTCATTAAAAAGATGAAGAAATGA
- a CDS encoding geranylgeranyl pyrophosphate synthase, whose protein sequence is MDFIEYWIKTKQLIDDVIQKYLSQIKDLDMLEVSKYILKDGKRYRAVLNMFFTEALGGELSNSLDAALAIEILHSSSLALDDIVDYDTTRRGKLSAWALYTNRRVVFITNYLIPSALNIISRYGENALKVSLELWKDTAIGAIKDMFGPAASYLSTIELKTSSLFKLSTALAAFTADREKDLDLLLDMGKYLGIMYQLIDDYIDCINFESGKTKELVGSAKQLYELYGKKYGEFVKSEYNNASAQYISLLSKLDVREKFNEIAISIPDTLSMGLLTEAGIKKL, encoded by the coding sequence GTGGACTTCATAGAGTATTGGATTAAAACTAAGCAACTCATTGACGATGTTATTCAGAAATATCTATCACAAATCAAGGATCTTGACATGTTAGAGGTTAGCAAATACATACTGAAAGACGGAAAGAGATACAGAGCAGTGCTAAATATGTTTTTTACTGAAGCTTTAGGTGGTGAACTGAGTAATTCACTAGACGCTGCCTTAGCCATAGAAATACTACACTCTTCCTCCCTGGCATTGGATGATATAGTGGATTATGATACAACGAGAAGGGGTAAATTATCTGCTTGGGCATTATACACAAATAGGAGGGTTGTTTTCATAACAAATTATCTCATTCCATCTGCATTGAATATTATCTCTAGGTATGGAGAAAATGCGCTCAAGGTTAGTCTAGAGTTATGGAAGGACACTGCAATAGGCGCAATCAAAGACATGTTTGGTCCTGCTGCCTCATATCTGAGCACCATTGAACTAAAGACATCAAGTCTGTTTAAATTGTCCACAGCTTTGGCTGCATTTACAGCGGATAGGGAGAAGGACTTAGACTTACTTTTAGATATGGGGAAATATCTTGGAATTATGTATCAACTTATTGACGATTACATTGATTGTATTAATTTTGAAAGTGGTAAAACTAAGGAGCTTGTAGGTAGTGCCAAACAACTGTATGAGTTGTACGGGAAGAAGTATGGGGAATTTGTTAAAAGTGAATACAACAACGCATCAGCCCAGTACATATCTCTTCTTTCAAAACTGGATGTGAGAGAGAAGTTTAATGAGATAGCTATATCAATACCTGACACACTGTCAATGGGGTTACTTACCGAGGCAGGTATTAAAAAACTATAA
- a CDS encoding 5'-methylthioadenosine phosphorylase (catalyzes the reversible phosphorolysis of 5'-deoxy-5'- methylthioadenosine (MTA) to adenine and 5-methylthio-D-ribose-1- phosphate; Sulfolobus solfataricus has two 5'-methylthioadenosine phosphorylases; 5'-methylthioadenosine phosphorylase II has a higher affinity for 5'-deoxy-5'-methylthioadenosine) has product MITTKDKAKIGIIGGSGLYDPKILENTREIKIYTPYGEPSDYILLGELEGKSVAFLPRHGRGHRIPPHKINYRANIWALKELGVKWLISVSAVGSLRMDYKPGDFVIPDQFIDMTKGRDYTFFDGPVVAHVSMADPFCNSLRKIILDIAREMKIQTHERGTYICIEGPRFSSRAESRVWKEVFKADIIGMTLVPEVNLACEAQMCYSTIAMITDYDVFAELPVTAEEVIKVMAENTEKARKLLYGVIKRLPEEPDERECSCCHSLKTALL; this is encoded by the coding sequence ATGATCACAACAAAAGATAAAGCAAAAATAGGAATAATAGGTGGTTCAGGTCTATATGATCCAAAGATTCTTGAAAACACTAGAGAGATTAAGATCTATACCCCTTATGGAGAACCAAGTGACTACATACTTCTGGGAGAATTGGAAGGTAAGAGTGTGGCTTTCCTCCCTAGACACGGAAGGGGTCACAGGATACCACCGCATAAGATTAACTATAGAGCTAACATATGGGCTCTTAAAGAATTAGGGGTAAAATGGCTAATATCAGTCTCAGCAGTAGGGAGCTTGAGAATGGACTATAAGCCAGGTGACTTTGTGATTCCGGACCAATTTATTGATATGACAAAGGGTAGAGATTACACATTTTTTGACGGACCTGTGGTGGCACATGTAAGTATGGCAGATCCCTTCTGTAACAGTCTAAGAAAAATAATTCTAGATATTGCCAGAGAGATGAAAATTCAAACCCATGAGAGAGGAACATATATTTGTATTGAAGGACCTAGGTTTTCCTCTAGAGCTGAAAGTAGAGTATGGAAGGAAGTATTTAAGGCGGATATAATAGGCATGACACTAGTTCCTGAGGTTAATTTAGCATGCGAGGCTCAGATGTGCTATTCAACTATAGCCATGATCACAGACTATGATGTATTTGCAGAATTACCTGTTACCGCTGAGGAAGTGATAAAAGTTATGGCTGAGAACACTGAGAAGGCGCGAAAATTACTTTATGGAGTTATAAAGAGATTACCAGAAGAACCAGATGAAAGAGAGTGTAGCTGTTGTCATTCCCTGAAAACAGCTTTACTTTAA
- a CDS encoding phosphoribosyltransferase gives MVKIPVKVVTWEEVVEWSTRLGDSIKEEGYQPDIIIAIARGGLVPARIVADVLGVLDMLSIKVEHWVETASQTPEAKVKYPYKLDLKGKRVLLVDDIADTGDSVVLAKKFVEDNFLPREVKTATMQYIQSVSKYKPDYVGMVVTEWKWFMYPWNYWEDEINLVRKILSNGGSDVKDIESKFEESYGIVPPIPLIKIMDEMKRRKMM, from the coding sequence TTGGTAAAAATTCCTGTGAAAGTGGTAACATGGGAGGAGGTAGTGGAATGGTCTACTAGACTGGGGGATTCAATAAAGGAGGAAGGATATCAGCCTGATATTATAATTGCGATTGCCAGAGGGGGTTTAGTCCCTGCGAGGATTGTAGCTGATGTATTAGGGGTTCTAGATATGTTATCTATAAAGGTTGAACATTGGGTAGAAACAGCTTCCCAGACTCCTGAGGCAAAGGTAAAATACCCCTATAAGCTTGATCTTAAGGGTAAAAGGGTACTTTTAGTTGACGATATTGCGGACACGGGTGATAGTGTAGTTTTAGCCAAAAAGTTTGTTGAGGATAATTTTCTTCCACGGGAAGTGAAAACTGCTACAATGCAATACATTCAGTCAGTTTCAAAATATAAACCAGATTATGTAGGCATGGTGGTAACAGAATGGAAATGGTTCATGTATCCTTGGAATTACTGGGAAGACGAAATTAACCTAGTGAGGAAGATCCTGAGTAACGGAGGGTCTGATGTGAAAGACATTGAGAGTAAATTTGAAGAGAGCTATGGCATAGTGCCTCCTATACCTTTGATTAAGATAATGGACGAAATGAAGAGGAGAAAAATGATGTAG
- a CDS encoding peptide chain release factor 1 — translation MYIPPGRPIPDILNLLRQEASIAQNIKLKRTRDAVTTAIQAAIDRLTQIPKVDGNGLAIFCGENFNNEDFKCFMFSPPEKVPLFFYRTDKFFHVEFLEDMVEENEVFGLVIVERDYATIGVLKGTKVEVLDEFEGFVPGKHMMGGQSQRRIERIIEEMYHNFLKEVGEKVNQYFLPYIEMKKMKGILIGGPGFAKKDLYESDLLDYRVKKLVLQPLFDIPDQGEPGLKELIMKAQDILKNQKYIEVENLMEEIKYHLAKDDGMVVYGLEEIRKALQLGAIDALIVYEEPGSELEKLSQEAENYGTKVYVIGDELPDGEWVKKTFGGAIGKLRFKIY, via the coding sequence TTGTACATACCACCAGGTCGACCCATTCCTGATATACTTAATCTATTGAGACAAGAAGCTTCCATAGCTCAGAACATAAAACTGAAAAGAACAAGAGATGCAGTAACCACTGCCATTCAAGCTGCTATTGATAGGCTAACACAAATTCCTAAGGTAGATGGTAATGGTTTAGCGATATTTTGTGGTGAGAACTTTAATAATGAGGACTTTAAATGTTTTATGTTCTCACCACCAGAGAAAGTGCCACTGTTCTTCTATAGGACAGACAAATTCTTCCATGTGGAGTTCTTGGAAGACATGGTTGAAGAGAATGAGGTTTTCGGGCTAGTAATAGTGGAAAGGGATTACGCTACAATAGGTGTTCTTAAGGGAACTAAGGTAGAAGTCCTTGACGAGTTCGAGGGATTTGTTCCAGGAAAACATATGATGGGAGGACAGTCACAGAGACGTATTGAAAGAATAATAGAGGAAATGTACCATAACTTCCTTAAAGAGGTAGGTGAAAAGGTAAACCAATACTTTCTGCCTTACATAGAAATGAAGAAAATGAAGGGAATATTGATTGGCGGACCGGGATTTGCAAAGAAAGACCTATATGAATCTGATTTACTGGATTATAGGGTTAAAAAACTAGTATTACAACCTTTATTTGATATTCCAGATCAAGGAGAACCGGGATTAAAAGAGCTGATCATGAAAGCGCAAGATATTCTTAAGAACCAGAAGTATATTGAAGTGGAGAACCTTATGGAAGAGATAAAGTATCATTTAGCTAAGGATGATGGTATGGTAGTATATGGCTTAGAGGAAATTAGAAAAGCATTACAGTTAGGTGCCATTGATGCTCTTATAGTGTATGAAGAACCAGGGAGCGAACTTGAAAAGTTGAGCCAAGAAGCTGAAAATTATGGAACTAAGGTTTATGTTATAGGAGACGAATTACCTGACGGAGAATGGGTTAAAAAGACATTTGGAGGAGCAATCGGTAAGCTAAGATTTAAGATATACTAA
- a CDS encoding PadR family transcriptional regulator: MSELLARQKGRLRLLILWLLYQSPKRGIDIIDDIYKMSWGMWRPSPGSVYPLLNKLLEEGAVRKEGGDRYQITDKGIKEIEHFILVRNRSKTEDAIEELQGLLNFFKEINREELALHKENIIDILKKIEEVIRNA; encoded by the coding sequence ATGAGTGAGTTACTGGCAAGACAGAAAGGTAGATTAAGACTCCTAATTCTCTGGCTCTTATATCAGTCCCCTAAAAGAGGGATAGATATCATTGACGATATATATAAAATGAGTTGGGGTATGTGGAGACCATCTCCAGGTTCTGTCTATCCATTATTAAATAAGCTTCTGGAGGAAGGAGCGGTAAGAAAAGAAGGTGGGGATAGATATCAGATAACGGATAAAGGTATAAAGGAAATAGAGCATTTCATACTGGTTAGAAACAGAAGTAAAACCGAGGATGCCATAGAGGAACTACAGGGTTTACTTAATTTCTTCAAGGAAATAAATAGAGAGGAATTAGCGCTCCATAAGGAGAATATTATAGATATACTAAAGAAAATAGAAGAGGTGATAAGAAATGCGTGA
- a CDS encoding ABC transporter ATP-binding protein, translating to MRENIIEAINLTKRFGKFTAVDHVSFKVLEGEIFGFLGPNGAGKSTTVKMLTTVLRPSEGTGIVNGYDIVKQPSLVRRSIGVVPQEFTADEDLTGWENIMMMAGLYGIPKDIANERGKELLELVELTNAANRKVETYSGGMRRRLEIAMSLISRPKILFLDEPTIGLDAQTRVSIWKYILELKKEQGMTIFVTTHYLEEADNYADRIAIIDHGKIIAIGSPKELKDKIGGDIISLSTSDNELAQQYIKAVEGVKELKVMDGMIRVKVERGEEIAPKIMEELIKKGIKVGKLYITEPTLDEVYMEYTGRKMRDQEAGEGEMFALRRTLRRARG from the coding sequence ATGCGTGAGAACATAATTGAAGCGATCAACTTAACCAAAAGGTTTGGAAAATTTACCGCAGTAGACCATGTTAGTTTTAAGGTTCTTGAGGGAGAAATATTTGGTTTTTTAGGACCTAACGGCGCTGGTAAGTCTACTACAGTAAAGATGCTGACAACTGTCCTTAGACCCTCAGAAGGCACTGGAATAGTAAATGGGTATGATATCGTTAAACAGCCTTCATTGGTTAGGAGATCTATAGGAGTTGTACCTCAAGAGTTCACAGCTGATGAGGATTTAACGGGTTGGGAGAATATCATGATGATGGCTGGTTTATACGGTATTCCAAAGGACATAGCGAATGAGAGAGGTAAGGAATTATTGGAACTAGTTGAACTTACCAACGCTGCTAATAGAAAAGTTGAGACTTACTCAGGAGGAATGAGGAGGAGATTAGAGATAGCCATGTCACTAATTAGTAGACCTAAAATCCTATTTTTAGATGAGCCTACAATTGGTTTAGATGCTCAAACAAGGGTATCTATTTGGAAATACATTCTAGAACTTAAAAAAGAACAAGGTATGACAATATTTGTGACCACCCACTATTTAGAGGAAGCTGACAATTATGCTGACAGGATAGCAATTATTGATCACGGAAAAATTATAGCAATTGGAAGTCCTAAAGAGCTCAAGGACAAAATAGGTGGTGATATCATCAGTCTAAGTACAAGTGATAATGAGTTAGCCCAACAGTATATCAAAGCAGTTGAGGGCGTAAAGGAGCTGAAAGTCATGGATGGTATGATAAGGGTTAAGGTGGAAAGAGGAGAGGAGATAGCACCTAAAATTATGGAAGAGTTAATAAAGAAAGGAATAAAGGTCGGTAAATTATACATTACTGAGCCAACTTTAGATGAGGTCTATATGGAATATACTGGAAGGAAAATGAGAGATCAAGAAGCAGGTGAAGGAGAGATGTTTGCGTTGAGAAGAACTTTAAGGAGGGCGAGAGGATGA
- a CDS encoding multidrug ABC transporter permease: protein MSPLHGLFTLLNRELKKWYKDIVVLLLSIIQPILWIGLFGKAMNLASIFSGTSFNIPGLDIPKQVLDQIAQQVLAQTFGTSDYFSFLAAGMLSFIALFTSMQSGMSIVWDRRLGVLDRLLTTPISRANILMAKVFSSVIRSLVQSSIVLAIAVLLGMSFRVGISPLDFLGSYAALFLMSFGLSSLFMMVAIRATTWQSQMAIMNLLNLPLLFTSNAFYPVDSMPWWLKPVAEINPLTHSNSIIRNLLLGIPGNLGIDFIYLVVFALILSIIGITLSWKYLSS from the coding sequence ATGTCTCCATTGCACGGTCTATTCACCTTATTAAACAGAGAGCTTAAAAAGTGGTATAAGGACATTGTAGTCTTACTGTTATCTATAATACAACCCATCCTCTGGATAGGACTATTTGGGAAAGCTATGAACCTAGCCAGCATATTTAGCGGTACATCATTTAATATCCCTGGCTTAGATATTCCTAAGCAAGTTCTAGACCAGATAGCTCAACAAGTGTTAGCGCAAACATTTGGAACATCAGATTACTTCTCATTTTTAGCTGCGGGCATGTTATCATTCATTGCTCTATTCACCTCAATGCAAAGTGGTATGTCTATAGTGTGGGATAGAAGATTGGGTGTTTTAGATAGATTGCTAACTACTCCTATTTCAAGAGCCAATATATTGATGGCTAAGGTATTTTCATCGGTTATTAGGTCTTTAGTTCAGTCAAGTATAGTACTAGCTATCGCAGTCCTATTGGGCATGAGTTTCAGAGTGGGTATCTCTCCTTTAGACTTTCTAGGGTCTTATGCTGCGTTATTTCTAATGTCATTTGGTTTATCGTCATTGTTTATGATGGTGGCAATAAGGGCTACAACGTGGCAATCACAAATGGCTATCATGAACCTTCTCAATTTACCCCTACTGTTCACTAGTAACGCTTTCTACCCTGTCGATTCTATGCCCTGGTGGTTAAAACCTGTTGCTGAGATCAACCCACTCACACACTCAAACTCCATAATAAGGAATTTACTATTAGGCATTCCAGGGAATTTAGGTATCGACTTCATATATTTAGTAGTCTTTGCACTAATACTGTCAATAATAGGAATAACCCTATCCTGGAAATACCTAAGTTCATGA